A DNA window from Leptolyngbya subtilissima AS-A7 contains the following coding sequences:
- a CDS encoding GDSL-type esterase/lipase family protein, translated as MSKTFKAKLMSLSFSGLLLLTACNNPQLPAIDQSGTNTLSETSETLSEDANNLRRGSGTQIIALGDSITAGFGIGPEAAYPNLLSQTLDLPVVNQGRSGDTTEAALNRLQQDVIEADPWLVIVGLGGNDYLRQVPPAKTEANLRQIVTRLQQAGAIVVILGMDISSFSSGYEGLYQRVADDTQAHLIPGILEGLNDPRYLYDQIHPNQAGQRILADRIAEGLQPLLQDVTLPPNLSNQRQN; from the coding sequence ATGAGCAAGACGTTTAAAGCCAAGTTAATGAGTCTAAGCTTTAGCGGGTTGCTACTTCTGACCGCGTGCAATAACCCTCAATTACCCGCTATCGACCAATCTGGTACCAATACTCTCAGCGAAACCAGCGAAACTTTGAGCGAAGATGCCAACAACCTGCGCCGGGGCAGCGGAACGCAAATCATCGCGCTAGGCGATAGCATCACAGCAGGGTTTGGCATTGGCCCTGAGGCTGCCTACCCAAACTTGCTCAGTCAAACCTTAGACTTACCCGTTGTCAACCAGGGCAGAAGTGGCGACACCACGGAAGCCGCGCTAAATCGTTTACAGCAAGATGTCATAGAAGCTGATCCTTGGTTAGTCATTGTCGGGCTAGGCGGCAACGACTACCTCAGGCAAGTTCCACCTGCCAAAACCGAGGCAAACCTGCGGCAAATTGTGACCCGCCTGCAACAAGCAGGAGCCATTGTAGTGATATTAGGTATGGATATCAGCTCTTTTAGTAGCGGCTACGAAGGGTTGTATCAGCGAGTAGCAGATGATACTCAAGCCCATCTTATTCCTGGGATTTTGGAAGGTCTAAACGATCCGCGTTATCTATACGATCAAATTCATCCTAACCAAGCTGGGCAGAGGATTTTAGCAGATCGCATTGCTGAAGGATTGCAGCCACTTTTACAAGACGTGACACTGCCTCCCAACTTATCCAATCAGCGACAAAATTAA
- a CDS encoding LmeA family phospholipid-binding protein, giving the protein MFGGFTGFQSKGSNDFGERMINSVATQSLRHLFSRSDAVEVSVRCSPSSKLLQGTIDSFRMEGRGLVIRKEFEAAEMMFETDTVSIDVGSAIGGKIRLRQPTQAVAQVTLNEDAINRSFEAELVRQHLEGVTDEAVTSLSGGDPVTFRDINITLLPDQGVKITAKTDLPNHKDVPIQMSAQVTVEKRRRIIFANAEFLPEGVPESLTSISETLTKGFAEVLNRMVDLERFNLDGVLLRVNRLETQGKQLVFSGYAQIEHFPGTM; this is encoded by the coding sequence ATGTTTGGTGGCTTTACCGGGTTTCAGTCCAAAGGATCCAATGACTTTGGCGAAAGGATGATTAACTCTGTGGCTACCCAGTCGCTGCGTCACCTGTTTAGCCGCAGCGATGCTGTGGAAGTGTCGGTGCGCTGCTCTCCCTCTAGCAAGCTTCTTCAGGGCACCATCGACAGCTTTCGGATGGAAGGGCGCGGCCTTGTGATTCGCAAAGAATTTGAGGCCGCCGAGATGATGTTTGAGACCGATACAGTGTCGATAGACGTCGGCTCAGCGATCGGCGGCAAAATTCGCTTGCGCCAGCCCACCCAGGCAGTAGCCCAGGTGACCTTAAACGAAGACGCCATCAACCGCTCCTTTGAGGCCGAGCTGGTGCGCCAGCACCTTGAAGGGGTGACTGATGAGGCGGTCACCTCGCTCTCGGGGGGCGATCCGGTCACTTTCCGGGATATCAACATCACGCTGCTGCCTGACCAGGGCGTCAAGATTACGGCTAAGACCGATTTGCCCAACCACAAGGATGTGCCCATTCAAATGTCGGCCCAGGTCACGGTCGAAAAGCGGCGGCGAATTATTTTTGCCAACGCAGAATTTTTGCCCGAGGGCGTTCCCGAATCGCTGACCTCGATCTCGGAGACCCTGACTAAGGGCTTTGCGGAGGTGCTCAACCGTATGGTCGACCTAGAGCGCTTTAACCTTGACGGGGTGCTGCTGCGGGTCAACCGCTTAGAAACCCAGGGCAAACAGCTGGTGTTTAGCGGCTACGCCCAGATCGAGCATTTCCCCGGCACGATGTAG
- a CDS encoding DUF4334 domain-containing protein encodes MALGVRLRLTEIVIALAAVLLAIAAMKTFSEALAIGKVTTAEALDIFDSLETVAVSDMIGSWRGASFLTDHPLDGALEAYHWHGKRFETTEHVHPLVFKTADGNTASVNPIWMLPLVSWIDRLPIPKSEAIGSIFQASLFLFSTNQSCARLRPVTYRGKETATMIYDSLPINDIFRKVDDRTVLGLMDLKGMECPFFFVLQRE; translated from the coding sequence ATGGCATTGGGCGTACGCTTACGTTTAACTGAAATAGTCATTGCTCTAGCCGCTGTACTCTTAGCGATCGCCGCCATGAAAACTTTTTCTGAAGCTCTTGCCATTGGCAAAGTAACCACTGCTGAGGCCCTAGATATTTTTGACAGTCTTGAGACCGTTGCTGTCAGTGACATGATTGGCTCATGGCGGGGGGCAAGCTTTCTTACCGATCATCCTCTCGATGGTGCTCTCGAAGCCTATCACTGGCACGGCAAACGGTTTGAGACCACAGAGCACGTTCACCCACTTGTCTTTAAGACCGCAGATGGCAACACAGCCAGCGTCAATCCAATTTGGATGTTGCCACTAGTTAGCTGGATTGATCGATTGCCAATTCCAAAGTCAGAGGCGATAGGAAGTATTTTTCAGGCTAGCCTTTTTTTGTTTTCCACTAATCAATCCTGTGCGCGACTTCGCCCAGTCACCTATCGGGGTAAGGAGACCGCAACGATGATTTATGACAGTCTCCCAATTAACGATATCTTTCGCAAGGTGGATGATCGCACGGTGCTAGGCTTAATGGATTTGAAGGGTATGGAATGCCCGTTCTTTTTCGTGTTGCAGCGGGAGTAA
- the pyrH gene encoding UMP kinase, whose protein sequence is MDKPYKRVLLKLSGEALMGDMDYGIDPNVVETIATEIAEVIKEDIEIAVVVGAGNIFRGIKGSAAGMDRATADYIGMIATVMNAMTLQDSLERMGVPTRVQTAIAMQEVAEPYIRRRAIRHLEKNRVVIFGAGSGNPFFTTDTTAALRAAEINAEVVFKATKVDGVYDSDPKINPNAKRFRTLTYGYVLQNDLKVMDSTAIALCKDNNIPIMVFDLSVPGNIKRALMGESIGTIVGESCDVS, encoded by the coding sequence ATGGATAAACCTTATAAGCGAGTGCTGCTAAAACTTAGCGGTGAAGCCCTCATGGGCGACATGGATTATGGCATCGATCCTAACGTAGTAGAAACCATCGCCACCGAAATTGCCGAGGTGATTAAAGAAGACATCGAAATCGCCGTGGTGGTGGGTGCCGGCAACATCTTTCGCGGCATTAAAGGCTCGGCCGCTGGGATGGATCGGGCTACCGCTGACTACATCGGTATGATTGCCACGGTAATGAACGCCATGACCCTGCAAGACTCGCTGGAGCGCATGGGGGTGCCGACCCGGGTGCAGACGGCGATCGCCATGCAGGAGGTCGCCGAGCCCTACATTCGCCGCCGCGCCATTCGCCACCTGGAGAAAAACCGGGTGGTTATTTTTGGGGCAGGCTCCGGCAATCCCTTCTTTACTACCGACACTACTGCCGCGCTGCGGGCGGCGGAGATCAACGCCGAGGTGGTGTTCAAAGCAACCAAGGTTGACGGCGTCTACGATTCTGATCCTAAAATTAACCCTAACGCCAAGCGCTTTCGCACCCTCACCTACGGGTATGTGCTGCAAAACGATCTAAAAGTGATGGACAGCACCGCGATCGCCCTCTGTAAGGACAACAACATCCCTATCATGGTATTTGACCTGTCGGTGCCTGGGAACATCAAGCGGGCGCTAATGGGCGAATCTATCGGCACGATTGTAGGAGAGTCTTGTGATGTCAGTTGA
- a CDS encoding diacylglycerol/polyprenol kinase family protein encodes MATALVQIGLVAAWLAVVGGVAEGVRRTGRFATEITRKIVHIGAGHVILLAWWLHTPAWMGITASVVFSGVALLSYRLPILPGVDGVGRNSLGTFFYAVSIGVLTAVFWPLGLPQYAALGILVMTWGDGLAALVGQNFGRHPYKIFGNQKSWEGSLTMALASLLVVLLVLGLTAGFTGAVWATAVVVAIAATLLETLSFYGLDNLTVPLGSAALAYGLMSWMG; translated from the coding sequence ATGGCTACTGCGCTTGTGCAAATTGGACTGGTAGCCGCCTGGCTGGCAGTAGTTGGGGGAGTGGCTGAAGGGGTGCGTCGCACCGGCCGCTTCGCTACCGAAATTACCCGGAAAATCGTCCATATTGGGGCAGGTCACGTGATTTTGCTAGCCTGGTGGCTTCATACTCCTGCTTGGATGGGTATAACGGCCTCAGTCGTGTTTAGTGGCGTGGCGCTGCTGTCGTACCGGCTGCCGATTTTGCCGGGGGTTGACGGTGTTGGTCGCAACAGTTTAGGTACTTTTTTTTACGCTGTCAGCATTGGGGTACTGACGGCGGTTTTCTGGCCCTTGGGTCTACCGCAGTACGCTGCCCTCGGCATTTTGGTCATGACCTGGGGAGATGGTTTGGCCGCCTTGGTGGGGCAAAACTTTGGCCGCCATCCCTACAAGATTTTTGGTAACCAGAAGAGCTGGGAGGGCAGTTTGACCATGGCCCTGGCTAGCTTGCTGGTGGTCTTGCTGGTGCTGGGGCTGACAGCGGGGTTCACCGGGGCGGTGTGGGCAACGGCCGTGGTGGTGGCGATCGCTGCCACCCTGCTAGAAACGCTCTCTTTCTATGGCCTCGACAACCTTACGGTGCCGTTGGGGAGTGCAGCCCTAGCCTATGGACTGATGAGTTGGATGGGTTAA
- a CDS encoding family 2 glycosyl transferase, translating to MIWELCVRYANGRETVLDVFQSQAIAQNQVDKLYAEGYPMHFAYFVRPKCAT from the coding sequence ATGATCTGGGAACTTTGCGTTCGCTACGCCAACGGCCGAGAAACCGTTTTAGACGTATTTCAAAGTCAGGCAATTGCTCAAAACCAAGTCGACAAGCTCTACGCCGAGGGATACCCCATGCACTTTGCCTACTTTGTTAGACCGAAATGCGCAACATAG
- the frr gene encoding ribosome recycling factor has translation MSVDDILLETEDQMQKSIRATQNNFNTIRTGRANASLLDRIEIDYYGAQTPLKQMANISIPDSTTLMIQPYDASSLTTIEKAISLSDVGLTPNNDGRVIRLNIPPLTSERRKEFVKTAGKVAEEGRVSIRNQRRNGIDAIKKLEKASDISEDESRDAQDEIQKLTDKYIAQLDEALAAKEKDIMTV, from the coding sequence ATGTCAGTTGACGATATTTTGCTCGAGACCGAAGACCAGATGCAGAAGTCTATTAGGGCGACTCAGAACAACTTCAACACTATTCGCACCGGGCGCGCCAACGCCTCGCTGCTCGACCGCATTGAAATCGATTACTACGGTGCCCAGACTCCCCTCAAGCAGATGGCCAACATCTCCATCCCCGACTCCACCACGCTGATGATTCAGCCCTACGACGCCAGCAGCCTAACCACCATCGAAAAAGCGATCTCGCTATCTGACGTGGGCCTGACTCCCAACAACGACGGCCGGGTAATTCGCCTCAACATTCCGCCTTTGACCAGCGAGCGCCGCAAAGAGTTTGTCAAAACAGCGGGCAAAGTAGCTGAAGAAGGGCGCGTCTCCATTCGCAACCAGCGCCGCAACGGCATCGACGCCATCAAAAAGCTAGAAAAGGCCAGCGACATTTCCGAAGACGAGTCGCGCGATGCCCAGGATGAAATTCAAAAGCTCACTGATAAATATATCGCTCAGCTCGACGAAGCCTTAGCAGCTAAAGAGAAAGACATTATGACCGTGTGA
- the pip gene encoding prolyl aminopeptidase has translation MRQLYPPIEPYHAEYLAVSERHRLYVEQVGNPEGKPVVFLHGGPGGGSNPTYRQFFDPERWRVVLFDQRGCGKSLPHADLDDNTTWALVSDIEKIRVHLGIDQWTVFGGSWGSTLALAYAQTHPDRCQGLILRGIFTLRQREISWFYQEGASFLYPDAWEQYLAPIPEGERDDLVRAYYRRLTNDNIEERLTAARAWAVWEASTSKLVQDPGLLHHFGADEFAIAFARIECHYFINRGFFETDDHILSQVDRIRHIPGVIVQGRYDVVCPATTAWELHRAWPEARFVMVQEAGHSAMEPGIANALIEATDEFARR, from the coding sequence ATGCGCCAACTTTATCCCCCCATTGAGCCTTACCATGCCGAATATCTAGCGGTATCAGAACGGCATCGGCTTTACGTAGAGCAGGTTGGCAACCCCGAGGGTAAGCCAGTGGTGTTTTTGCACGGCGGGCCTGGGGGTGGTAGCAACCCCACCTACCGACAGTTCTTTGATCCTGAGCGCTGGCGCGTTGTGCTGTTTGACCAGCGGGGCTGCGGCAAAAGTTTGCCCCACGCTGATTTAGACGACAACACCACTTGGGCTTTGGTCAGCGACATCGAGAAAATTCGCGTTCATCTAGGCATTGACCAGTGGACCGTGTTTGGCGGTAGCTGGGGCAGCACCCTAGCTCTGGCCTACGCCCAAACCCACCCCGATCGCTGCCAGGGGCTAATTTTGCGCGGCATTTTCACCCTGCGCCAGCGAGAAATCAGCTGGTTTTACCAGGAAGGAGCCAGCTTCCTCTATCCCGATGCCTGGGAGCAGTATCTCGCCCCCATCCCTGAGGGCGAGCGCGATGATTTGGTCAGGGCCTACTATCGCCGCCTCACCAATGACAACATTGAAGAACGACTGACTGCCGCCCGCGCTTGGGCTGTGTGGGAAGCCAGCACCAGCAAGCTCGTACAAGACCCCGGACTGCTGCATCACTTCGGCGCAGACGAGTTTGCCATCGCCTTTGCCCGCATCGAGTGCCACTACTTTATCAATCGAGGCTTTTTCGAAACCGACGATCATATCCTCAGCCAGGTAGACCGCATTCGCCACATTCCCGGCGTCATCGTGCAGGGTCGCTACGATGTAGTGTGCCCCGCTACTACCGCCTGGGAACTGCACCGAGCCTGGCCCGAAGCCCGGTTTGTCATGGTGCAAGAGGCCGGCCACTCAGCTATGGAGCCGGGCATTGCCAATGCGCTGATTGAGGCGACGGATGAGTTTGCGCGGCGGTGA
- a CDS encoding NAD(P)/FAD-dependent oxidoreductase produces MSGSVHRVTVIVVGAGAAGLFGAIAYAEANPGQSIHIFEAGREPLAKVRISGGGRCNVTHSCFEPAVLVNHYPRGSNALRGPFSRFQPQDTVAWFEQRGVRLKTEADGRMFPTTDDSGTIVDCLLGEARRLGIKIHTSQAIAQIHHDDDGFWLTTRAGAEWHCDRLLLATGSSPGGYRLALKLGHDLVPPVPSLFTFNVPDPALHDLAGVSVETVHLSLALENSPVLTQSGPLLITHWGLSGPAVLKLSAYGAVGLHGQRYRATLTVNWLPALKQDQVRQKLTSLKQEQGKRQVAAFSPFPELSRRLWQYLVQHRAKLTTQLNWADLSKGQLQALVTELTRGQYTIAGKGVFKDEFVTCGGIPLPEVNFKTLESRRCPGLYLAGEILNVDGITGGFNFQNAWTTGWLAGQAMAKMG; encoded by the coding sequence ATGTCGGGTTCAGTCCACCGCGTGACCGTAATTGTGGTCGGGGCCGGGGCGGCGGGGCTGTTTGGGGCGATCGCCTACGCCGAAGCCAACCCTGGCCAGTCCATCCACATTTTTGAGGCGGGGCGCGAACCCCTGGCCAAGGTGAGAATTTCCGGCGGTGGGCGCTGCAACGTCACCCACTCCTGCTTTGAGCCAGCGGTGCTGGTTAACCACTACCCGCGCGGCAGCAATGCTCTGCGCGGTCCCTTTAGCCGCTTTCAGCCCCAGGACACGGTGGCCTGGTTTGAGCAGCGGGGGGTGCGGCTCAAAACGGAGGCCGATGGCCGCATGTTTCCGACCACCGACGACTCGGGCACCATCGTCGACTGCCTGCTGGGAGAAGCCCGACGACTGGGCATCAAAATTCACACCAGCCAGGCGATCGCCCAAATTCACCACGACGACGATGGCTTTTGGCTGACGACCCGGGCTGGGGCCGAGTGGCACTGCGATCGCCTGCTGCTGGCTACGGGCAGCAGCCCCGGCGGCTATCGCCTGGCCCTCAAACTCGGGCACGACCTGGTGCCGCCCGTGCCCTCACTATTTACGTTCAACGTCCCTGACCCGGCCCTGCACGACCTGGCCGGGGTTTCGGTCGAGACTGTTCACCTCAGCCTGGCGTTGGAAAATTCCCCGGTACTCACCCAGAGCGGGCCACTGCTGATTACCCACTGGGGCCTGAGTGGCCCAGCCGTGCTCAAGCTCTCGGCCTACGGGGCGGTGGGGCTACACGGTCAGCGCTACCGAGCGACGCTGACAGTGAACTGGCTCCCGGCCCTCAAGCAAGACCAAGTGCGGCAAAAGCTAACGAGCCTCAAGCAAGAGCAGGGCAAACGACAGGTGGCGGCGTTTTCGCCGTTTCCAGAACTATCGCGGCGGCTGTGGCAGTACTTGGTTCAGCACCGGGCCAAGTTGACCACCCAACTAAACTGGGCTGACCTGTCGAAGGGGCAGCTGCAAGCCCTGGTGACGGAGCTAACCCGAGGGCAGTATACGATTGCAGGCAAAGGCGTTTTCAAAGACGAATTTGTCACCTGTGGCGGCATTCCCCTGCCTGAGGTCAACTTCAAGACCCTAGAGAGCCGCCGCTGCCCAGGGCTATACCTGGCGGGAGAAATTCTCAACGTCGACGGCATCACAGGCGGCTTCAACTTCCAAAACGCCTGGACCACCGGCTGGCTAGCTGGGCAAGCGATGGCAAAAATGGGCTAA
- a CDS encoding NAD(P)H-hydrate dehydratase produces MSCEFLDRIVTAEQMRAIEGHLFDAGMPVAALMEKVAGRIATWLVAQFPLQHYPRIAVVAGLGHNGGDALVVARELAAQGYRVQVCSPAERLKPLTADHLRFVEYLNIPVVQTVAGLAPYDVLIDGLFGFGLDRSVEGTMADAVAAINAAECPVVSIDLPSGLHTDTGKALGIAVQATHTLCLGLWKRAFCQEEALAYLGQPHLIDFDIPSTAIAAVLAALPTVRRATLPAIRQRLPLPRQVNTHKYRVGHLLVVAGSQPYAGAALLAALGARASGVGMLTLAVPESLRLMIVAQIPEALVVGCPETEGAIAHLPDTLDLSRYSAIACGPGLSRHAREAVQTVLQSPVPLLLDADGLNLLADLGTIETLKQRQAHTVLTPHRGEFKRLFPEQLENSEDGGAAAQQAAAQSGAVVLLKGACTAIAHPNGTIWYVPESTPALARGGSGDVLTGLIGGLLAQAMAADVDSSLDAALDAALVGAWWHGQGARAAACDRTELGVDGTQLVQYLNPVLAQVLA; encoded by the coding sequence ATGAGCTGTGAATTTCTCGATCGCATCGTCACCGCCGAGCAAATGCGGGCCATTGAGGGTCACCTGTTTGACGCCGGTATGCCCGTGGCCGCGCTCATGGAAAAGGTGGCGGGCCGCATTGCCACTTGGCTGGTGGCTCAGTTTCCGCTCCAGCACTACCCCCGGATTGCTGTGGTGGCAGGGCTAGGGCACAACGGTGGCGATGCCTTAGTGGTAGCTCGGGAATTGGCGGCCCAAGGTTATCGAGTGCAGGTGTGCAGTCCTGCCGAACGGTTGAAGCCGCTGACCGCTGACCATCTGCGGTTTGTCGAGTATTTGAATATTCCGGTAGTGCAGACGGTGGCAGGGCTAGCCCCCTACGATGTGCTCATCGACGGACTGTTTGGTTTTGGCCTAGATCGCTCGGTCGAGGGGACCATGGCCGACGCGGTAGCGGCAATCAACGCGGCCGAATGTCCAGTAGTCAGTATTGACCTGCCATCAGGATTGCACACTGACACTGGCAAGGCGTTGGGTATAGCAGTGCAGGCTACCCACACTCTCTGCCTGGGCTTGTGGAAGCGAGCGTTTTGCCAAGAGGAAGCGCTAGCGTATTTGGGGCAGCCTCATCTCATTGACTTTGATATTCCCTCAACGGCGATCGCAGCTGTACTCGCAGCGCTGCCTACTGTTCGCCGAGCGACTCTGCCCGCAATCCGGCAGCGATTGCCGCTGCCTCGCCAAGTCAATACTCACAAGTACCGAGTGGGGCATTTGCTGGTGGTAGCAGGGTCACAGCCCTATGCTGGGGCGGCTTTGTTGGCGGCGTTGGGGGCCAGAGCAAGCGGGGTGGGGATGCTGACCTTGGCGGTACCCGAGTCGCTGCGGTTGATGATAGTGGCTCAAATTCCTGAAGCACTGGTGGTGGGCTGTCCAGAAACCGAGGGGGCGATCGCTCATCTGCCCGACACTTTAGATCTGAGCCGCTATAGCGCGATCGCCTGCGGGCCAGGTTTGAGTCGCCACGCTAGGGAAGCCGTGCAAACCGTTTTGCAGAGCCCCGTGCCTCTATTGCTTGATGCCGATGGTCTTAACCTCTTAGCGGATTTAGGCACCATTGAGACCCTGAAGCAGCGGCAGGCTCACACAGTGCTAACGCCCCACCGAGGCGAGTTTAAGCGGCTGTTTCCTGAACAGCTAGAGAACTCCGAAGACGGCGGCGCGGCAGCACAGCAGGCTGCTGCCCAGAGTGGCGCGGTGGTGCTGCTAAAGGGAGCCTGTACGGCGATCGCCCACCCCAACGGCACAATCTGGTACGTGCCCGAGAGCACCCCGGCTCTGGCACGGGGTGGCAGCGGCGATGTGCTGACCGGCTTAATTGGTGGTTTGCTGGCTCAGGCAATGGCCGCAGATGTCGACAGTTCCTTGGATGCAGCCCTGGATGCGGCGTTGGTAGGAGCCTGGTGGCACGGTCAGGGGGCTCGCGCCGCCGCCTGCGATCGCACCGAGCTGGGGGTCGATGGCACGCAGTTAGTCCAATACTTGAATCCGGTGTTGGCCCAGGTGCTAGCCTGA
- the aroF gene encoding 3-deoxy-7-phosphoheptulonate synthase, translating into MKDAVLTRKSSLEHRSVVALTDTITIGGDTLLIVGGPCAVESAEQMEQVARHLAPTPVQALRGGVFKPRTSPYAFQGMGEAGLRILDDIRQQFQMPVISEVMAMDQIPSMVAHVDVLQVGSRNMQNFDLLKALGRIDKPVLLKRGLAATIEEFVMAAEYILSHGNPNVILCERGIRSFDTYTRNVLDLGAVVALKQLTHLPVMVDPSHAAGKRELVPNLARAAIAAGADGLIVECHPAPDESVSDARQALTLEEMVALARSLDPIAAALGRRLAKSGGIGTTLKEPDRTLESPVLAA; encoded by the coding sequence ATGAAAGATGCTGTTTTGACCCGTAAATCAAGCCTTGAGCACCGCTCGGTAGTGGCTCTCACCGATACCATCACTATTGGCGGTGACACCCTGCTGATAGTGGGCGGCCCCTGCGCCGTCGAAAGCGCCGAGCAGATGGAGCAGGTAGCCCGCCATCTGGCCCCTACCCCCGTTCAGGCGCTGCGCGGCGGGGTCTTCAAGCCGCGCACGTCACCCTACGCCTTCCAGGGCATGGGGGAAGCCGGCCTGCGCATTCTGGACGACATCCGGCAGCAGTTTCAGATGCCGGTGATCTCCGAGGTGATGGCGATGGATCAAATTCCATCGATGGTGGCCCACGTAGACGTGTTGCAGGTGGGCAGCCGCAACATGCAGAACTTTGACCTGCTCAAGGCTCTGGGCCGTATCGACAAGCCGGTGCTACTCAAGCGCGGGCTAGCCGCCACGATTGAAGAATTTGTTATGGCGGCGGAATATATTCTCAGCCACGGCAACCCCAATGTGATTCTCTGCGAGCGGGGCATTCGCAGCTTTGATACCTACACCCGCAACGTATTGGACCTGGGGGCGGTGGTAGCATTGAAACAACTCACCCATCTGCCGGTGATGGTAGACCCCAGCCACGCGGCCGGTAAGCGGGAGCTGGTGCCCAATCTGGCGCGGGCGGCGATCGCGGCTGGGGCCGACGGGCTGATCGTCGAGTGCCACCCGGCACCCGACGAATCGGTGTCAGATGCGCGCCAAGCCCTTACCCTAGAGGAGATGGTTGCACTGGCTCGCAGCCTTGACCCCATTGCGGCAGCTCTGGGAAGACGCTTGGCTAAATCAGGGGGCATTGGTACCACCTTGAAGGAGCCCGACCGGACTCTAGAAAGCCCAGTGCTAGCCGCTTAA
- a CDS encoding rhomboid family intramembrane serine protease, whose amino-acid sequence MSLVAAAIALFSFDQIVLPDGFRQGISLLAYLLALMWVLAVVDFVTGRRVLNKLSIAPRSLDGLPGIAVAPLLHGDFGHLAANSGPLVILGTVILLQGLEVLGLVTVFCWVFSGVGIWLLGRPGTRHLGASGVVFGYLGYLLLRGYFERSPGAITAAVVVGLLYGSALWGLLPLQRGKSWVGHGMGFLAGAIVARKLDIMLEWVRNNAGF is encoded by the coding sequence GTGAGTTTAGTTGCGGCTGCGATCGCCTTGTTTTCCTTCGACCAAATCGTGTTGCCCGATGGCTTTCGTCAGGGAATCTCGCTGCTGGCCTATCTGCTGGCGCTGATGTGGGTGCTGGCCGTGGTGGATTTCGTCACCGGGCGACGGGTACTCAACAAGCTCAGCATTGCCCCTCGCAGCTTGGATGGGCTGCCGGGGATTGCGGTGGCTCCCCTGCTCCACGGCGACTTTGGCCACCTGGCCGCCAACTCTGGCCCCCTAGTCATCTTGGGCACCGTAATTTTGCTTCAGGGGCTAGAGGTGCTGGGGCTAGTCACGGTGTTTTGCTGGGTGTTTAGCGGCGTGGGCATTTGGCTGCTAGGCCGTCCTGGCACCCGCCACCTGGGCGCTAGCGGCGTGGTGTTTGGTTACTTGGGCTACCTGCTGCTGCGGGGCTACTTTGAACGCAGCCCAGGGGCGATCACCGCCGCTGTGGTCGTCGGCCTGCTTTACGGCAGCGCCCTGTGGGGTCTGCTGCCGCTTCAGCGAGGCAAGTCGTGGGTGGGCCACGGCATGGGCTTTTTGGCAGGCGCGATCGTGGCCCGCAAGCTAGACATCATGCTGGAATGGGTGAGGAATAATGCAGGCTTTTAG
- a CDS encoding MotA/TolQ/ExbB proton channel family protein → MGNWFAAGGVVMWPLLLFSLLTLTFAIERGWFWLQIGRQQQGLVPQVLSTFSQNPQRAIAKLKQHQQLPIARIFLSALTLGDATPEEFRLALESAAQAELPVLKRFQTLFETVVGVAPLLGLLGTVLGLMQTFSTLRLGDTGGPAASGVTAGVSEALISTAAGLVVALVALLLTNLFQGLYRRQRAFILEAGGKLEILYRRAQRQGAISSSVYLPGSLP, encoded by the coding sequence ATGGGTAACTGGTTTGCGGCGGGGGGCGTTGTTATGTGGCCGCTGCTGCTGTTTTCGCTGCTGACCCTGACCTTTGCCATAGAGCGAGGCTGGTTCTGGCTGCAAATTGGCCGTCAGCAACAGGGGTTGGTGCCCCAGGTGCTGAGCACCTTTAGCCAAAACCCGCAGCGGGCGATCGCTAAGCTCAAGCAGCACCAGCAGTTACCCATTGCCCGCATCTTTCTGTCCGCCCTCACCCTGGGCGATGCCACTCCCGAAGAGTTTCGCTTGGCTCTAGAGAGTGCTGCCCAGGCCGAACTGCCAGTGCTGAAGCGATTCCAGACCCTGTTTGAAACCGTGGTGGGGGTGGCACCGCTGCTGGGGTTGCTCGGGACGGTGCTAGGCCTGATGCAAACATTCTCGACCCTGCGCCTGGGCGATACCGGTGGTCCAGCGGCCAGCGGCGTAACCGCTGGGGTAAGCGAGGCCCTGATCTCGACGGCGGCGGGGCTGGTGGTAGCTCTGGTGGCGCTGCTGCTAACGAACCTGTTTCAGGGGCTATACCGTCGCCAGAGGGCATTTATTCTAGAAGCGGGGGGCAAGCTGGAGATTCTCTACCGCCGCGCTCAGCGTCAGGGAGCGATCAGTTCCAGCGTCTACCTGCCGGGGAGCCTGCCGTGA